Proteins encoded within one genomic window of Spiribacter curvatus:
- the sucD gene encoding succinate--CoA ligase subunit alpha — MSILVDKHTKVIVQGFTGKQGTFHAEQCIAYGTNIVGGTTPGRGGETHLDRPVFNTVRDAVDGTGADASMIYVPAAFAADAILEAAEAGIKVIACITEGIPVLDMLKVKAALDFYDATLIGPNCPGIITPDQCKIGIMPGHIHMPGSIGIVSRSGTLTYEAVKQTTDIGMGQSTCVGIGGDPIQGMSFIDVISRFEADRHTKGIVMVGEIGGTAEEEAAEYIQDHARKPVVAYIAGVTAPPGKRMGHAGAIISGGKGTAADKFGALERAGVATVRSPAEIGQRVSDAFTG, encoded by the coding sequence ATGAGTATTCTGGTGGACAAACACACCAAGGTCATTGTCCAGGGCTTCACCGGGAAGCAGGGCACCTTCCACGCCGAGCAGTGCATCGCCTACGGCACCAACATCGTTGGCGGTACCACGCCGGGTCGCGGGGGCGAGACGCACCTCGACCGGCCGGTGTTCAATACGGTGCGTGACGCCGTGGATGGGACCGGTGCCGATGCCTCGATGATCTATGTGCCGGCGGCCTTCGCCGCGGATGCGATTCTCGAGGCCGCCGAGGCGGGGATCAAGGTCATCGCCTGCATCACCGAAGGCATCCCGGTGCTGGACATGCTCAAGGTCAAGGCGGCGCTGGACTTCTATGACGCGACGCTGATCGGCCCCAACTGCCCCGGCATCATTACGCCGGATCAGTGCAAGATCGGCATCATGCCGGGTCACATCCACATGCCCGGGTCGATCGGCATCGTCTCCCGCTCGGGGACGCTCACCTATGAGGCGGTCAAGCAGACAACGGATATCGGCATGGGGCAGAGCACCTGTGTCGGCATCGGCGGCGACCCGATCCAGGGCATGAGCTTTATCGACGTGATCTCGCGCTTCGAGGCCGACCGTCATACCAAGGGCATTGTCATGGTGGGCGAGATCGGCGGTACCGCCGAGGAAGAGGCCGCGGAGTATATCCAGGATCATGCCCGCAAGCCCGTGGTGGCCTACATCGCCGGTGTCACAGCACCGCCCGGCAAGCGCATGGGGCATGCGGGCGCGATCATCAGCGGCGGGAAAGGCACTGCGGCTGACAAGTTCGGCGCGCTTGAGCGTGCTGGCGTGGCCACTGTGCGCTCGCCTGCTGAGATCGGTCAGCGCGTCAGCGACGCATTCACTGGCTGA
- a CDS encoding NAD+ synthase, translating to MNERLRFAMAQLNLLVGDVAGNTDAVIEAAHEARDQLGARLVCFPELTLTGYPPDDLLLRPDFIAAVDQGLERIATATRGITVIVGAPQLVEGQLYNAACVIRDGAVVGHYAKQELPTYGVFDDLRYFTPGRSSCVVDVDGCRVGVTICEDAWHRGPVDQAAEAGADVVVNLNASPFDHYKSAARESVLRDRVAETGLPILYCNMAGGQDEVVYDGGSCAFDGEGDLMVRAPHFDTGLHAVDVERIHGRWTPLEGGIEPSLSPEAVVYEALVWGVRDYVEKNGFPSVVIGLSGGIDSALVTCIAADALGPERVHCLMMPTRYTAGMSQTDAATLADTLGVRYDTVAIESVFDGFREILQPVLGDRPADVTEENLQSRIRGTLLMAVSNKLGGLVLAPGNKSEMAVGYSTLYGDMVGGFSPLKDIFKTEAYRLAAYRNALAPVIPERILTRAPSAELAPDQKDTDSLPDYAELDSILAAYVEDDAGIDLLVEQGHDRETVLKVVKLLHRNEYKRRQAAPGVKVTTKAFGRDRRYPITSGFGRQSH from the coding sequence ATGAATGAGCGCCTTCGATTTGCCATGGCCCAGCTCAACCTGCTCGTCGGGGATGTGGCGGGGAACACCGATGCGGTGATCGAGGCCGCGCACGAGGCGCGGGACCAATTGGGCGCGCGGCTGGTGTGTTTCCCGGAGCTCACGCTCACCGGGTATCCGCCGGATGATCTGTTGCTGCGGCCGGACTTCATCGCCGCCGTGGATCAGGGGCTTGAGCGGATCGCTACCGCGACCCGCGGCATAACGGTCATCGTTGGTGCCCCGCAGCTGGTCGAGGGCCAGCTCTACAACGCCGCCTGCGTCATTCGCGACGGAGCGGTGGTGGGCCACTACGCCAAGCAGGAACTGCCCACCTACGGGGTGTTCGACGATCTGCGCTACTTCACGCCGGGTCGGTCATCCTGTGTGGTCGATGTCGATGGCTGCCGGGTGGGCGTGACGATCTGTGAGGACGCGTGGCATCGCGGCCCGGTCGATCAGGCGGCGGAGGCCGGCGCTGACGTGGTCGTGAACCTGAACGCGTCGCCCTTCGATCACTACAAGAGTGCCGCCCGGGAGTCCGTGCTGCGTGACCGCGTCGCCGAGACCGGACTGCCCATCCTCTACTGCAATATGGCCGGCGGCCAGGATGAGGTGGTCTACGATGGTGGCTCCTGCGCCTTTGATGGCGAGGGCGACTTAATGGTGCGCGCCCCGCATTTCGACACCGGTCTGCACGCAGTGGATGTGGAGCGCATTCACGGGCGCTGGACGCCGCTGGAAGGCGGGATCGAGCCCTCGCTCTCCCCCGAGGCGGTGGTCTATGAGGCGCTGGTCTGGGGGGTCCGTGATTATGTCGAGAAGAACGGCTTCCCGAGCGTAGTGATCGGTCTGTCCGGCGGGATCGACTCGGCGCTGGTCACCTGCATCGCCGCCGATGCCCTGGGTCCAGAGCGGGTGCATTGCCTGATGATGCCGACTCGTTATACCGCCGGTATGAGCCAGACCGATGCCGCCACGCTCGCGGATACGCTGGGCGTGCGCTATGACACGGTGGCGATCGAGTCGGTGTTCGATGGTTTCCGCGAGATCCTCCAGCCGGTGCTCGGTGACCGACCGGCGGATGTCACCGAGGAGAATCTCCAGTCACGGATCCGCGGGACGCTGCTGATGGCGGTTTCCAATAAGCTTGGTGGTCTGGTGCTCGCGCCCGGCAACAAGAGCGAGATGGCGGTCGGCTACTCCACGCTCTACGGCGACATGGTGGGCGGATTCTCGCCACTCAAGGATATCTTCAAGACCGAGGCCTACCGTCTGGCGGCCTACCGGAATGCCCTGGCACCCGTCATCCCGGAGCGTATCCTTACCCGTGCACCCAGTGCCGAATTGGCGCCGGATCAAAAGGATACCGATAGCCTGCCCGACTATGCCGAGCTCGATAGCATTCTCGCCGCGTATGTAGAGGATGACGCCGGAATCGATCTCCTCGTCGAGCAGGGGCATGACCGGGAAACGGTGCTCAAGGTCGTCAAGCTACTCCATCGCAATGAGTACAAACGCCGTCAGGCGGCTCCCGGCGTCAAGGTCACCACCAAGGCATTCGGCCGTGATCGGCGCTATCCCATCACCTCCGGATTTGGTCGTCAGTCGCACTGA
- a CDS encoding P-II family nitrogen regulator, giving the protein MKKIEAIIKPFKLDDVREAIAEVGITGMTVTEVKGFGRQKGHTELYRGAEYVVDFLPKMRIEVVVPDDQVERVVESIVGAANTGKIGDGKVFVMPVEQAIRIRTSDSGDQAL; this is encoded by the coding sequence ATGAAGAAAATCGAGGCCATCATCAAGCCGTTCAAGCTTGATGACGTGCGCGAGGCGATCGCCGAAGTCGGCATCACCGGCATGACAGTGACCGAGGTCAAGGGATTCGGTCGCCAGAAGGGCCACACCGAGCTCTATCGCGGCGCGGAATACGTGGTGGATTTCCTGCCCAAAATGCGCATCGAGGTCGTCGTTCCCGATGATCAGGTCGAGCGTGTGGTGGAATCCATCGTCGGCGCCGCGAATACCGGCAAGATTGGGGATGGCAAGGTCTTCGTCATGCCGGTCGAACAGGCGATTCGCATCCGCACCAGCGATTCCGGCGACCAGGCACTCTGA
- the rluD gene encoding 23S rRNA pseudouridine(1911/1915/1917) synthase RluD gives MLRSLDKTEGFAQQDEVSVTEPTINERAWIPDEAAGRRLDAVLAECFPAFSRSRLQRWLKSGELTVDGASPRARMTVQGGEEVAIQAHLPDDGPVAAEPIPLDIVFEDASLLVINKPAGRVVHPGAGNAHGTLQNALLHHDPQLHAIPRAGIVHRLDRDTTGLMVVAKTLEAHAHLVEQLQARTMGRAYLALTLGTFTAGGRVDAPIGRHPRDRLRMAVREVSGKPAVTHYRIEERFAAHTLLRCRLESGRTHQIRVHMASIRHPIVGDPLYGGRLQLPSGAEQLRVGSSLSIADVLRGFHRQALHAETLSLAHPVTGETLTWSTPLPADYEQLLAALRTHREAIAADEAGDGRWRP, from the coding sequence ATGCTGCGCAGTCTAGACAAAACCGAGGGCTTCGCCCAGCAGGATGAGGTATCCGTGACCGAACCAACAATCAATGAACGGGCATGGATCCCCGATGAGGCCGCCGGTCGTCGGCTCGACGCGGTGCTGGCCGAGTGTTTCCCCGCGTTCTCGCGATCACGCCTGCAGCGCTGGCTCAAATCCGGTGAGCTCACCGTGGACGGTGCCTCGCCGCGGGCGCGGATGACCGTACAGGGCGGCGAGGAGGTGGCCATCCAGGCGCACCTGCCAGATGATGGTCCGGTGGCGGCCGAGCCGATCCCGCTCGATATTGTCTTCGAGGATGCGTCGCTGTTGGTGATCAATAAGCCGGCCGGGCGCGTCGTTCATCCCGGCGCCGGCAATGCGCATGGCACCCTGCAGAACGCCCTGCTGCATCATGACCCGCAGCTGCATGCGATCCCCCGCGCTGGCATCGTCCACCGCCTCGATCGCGATACCACCGGTCTGATGGTGGTGGCGAAAACGCTCGAGGCCCATGCTCACCTGGTCGAGCAGCTCCAGGCCCGGACGATGGGACGTGCCTATCTGGCGCTCACACTGGGGACGTTCACCGCCGGCGGCCGGGTCGATGCACCCATCGGTCGTCACCCCAGGGATCGTCTGCGCATGGCGGTGCGGGAAGTCTCCGGTAAACCGGCCGTCACGCACTATCGGATCGAAGAGCGCTTTGCCGCGCATACACTTTTGCGATGCCGGCTGGAGAGTGGTCGGACGCATCAGATCCGCGTGCACATGGCCTCGATCCGGCATCCGATCGTGGGGGATCCGCTCTATGGCGGCCGACTGCAGCTGCCTTCGGGCGCCGAGCAACTGCGGGTCGGGTCATCGCTGTCTATCGCCGATGTGCTGCGGGGCTTCCACCGCCAGGCCCTGCATGCGGAAACCCTCAGTCTGGCTCATCCGGTCACCGGCGAGACACTGACCTGGTCAACGCCACTGCCGGCGGATTACGAGCAGCTGCTGGCTGCTCTGCGCACTCATCGCGAGGCCATTGCCGCCGACGAGGCGGGCGATGGGCGATGGCGGCCATGA
- the pgeF gene encoding peptidoglycan editing factor PgeF: MSDPVTAIELVRPDWTLPVKAGFTRRYGGVSQPPYDRLNLALHVGDDPMAVHENRRRLIEHEHLPEPPRWLSQVHGRRVVHASDVERDRTEADAVWTDQPGQVCAVLIADCIPILLASDDGDCVAAVHAGWRGLVAGVIQQTVAAMPVTASRISACIGPCIGPDAYEVGAEVVERMMTAGVEPQLADGPPSCMRPPFHLDLSATARCVLDQSGVARVHVIDAAVRGGSNGFYSHRGEGTTGRMAGLIAPPSRP; the protein is encoded by the coding sequence ATGAGCGATCCAGTAACCGCGATCGAGCTGGTGCGTCCGGATTGGACGCTCCCGGTGAAGGCGGGATTCACCCGCCGCTATGGGGGGGTCAGTCAGCCGCCCTACGATCGTCTTAATCTGGCCCTGCACGTTGGCGACGATCCAATGGCTGTGCACGAGAATCGGCGCCGACTGATCGAGCATGAACATTTGCCGGAACCGCCCCGCTGGCTCTCCCAGGTCCATGGTCGCCGCGTCGTCCATGCCAGTGACGTTGAGCGCGATCGCACCGAGGCCGATGCGGTGTGGACGGATCAGCCGGGCCAGGTCTGTGCCGTGCTGATCGCAGACTGTATCCCCATCCTGCTGGCATCAGACGATGGCGACTGTGTGGCCGCCGTGCATGCCGGCTGGCGCGGGCTGGTGGCCGGCGTGATCCAGCAGACGGTGGCAGCGATGCCTGTCACCGCCTCGCGGATCAGCGCCTGTATCGGCCCTTGTATCGGGCCCGATGCCTATGAGGTGGGTGCCGAGGTGGTCGAGCGGATGATGACCGCGGGCGTTGAGCCGCAGCTCGCCGACGGGCCCCCCAGCTGCATGCGCCCGCCCTTCCACCTCGACCTGAGTGCGACTGCACGTTGCGTTCTCGATCAATCCGGCGTCGCCCGGGTCCATGTCATCGATGCAGCTGTCCGGGGCGGCTCGAACGGCTTCTACTCCCACCGTGGAGAAGGGACGACCGGTCGCATGGCGGGGCTGATCGCGCCGCCATCCAGGCCCTGA
- the clpB gene encoding ATP-dependent chaperone ClpB, with amino-acid sequence MRTDKLTTKFQMALADAQSLAVGRDNQMIEPEHLTLAMLDQEGGGVRHLLQQAGINVNLLRSQLGDAVDRLPTVSGDGGEVHVSNDLNRLLNLTDKRAQKRGDSYISSELFLLAALEDGKSRLGESLKQAGGNKAALEKAIDNTRGGESVDDPNAEDQRQALEKYTIDVTERAEQGKLDPVIGRDEEIRRTIQVLQRRTKNNPVLIGDPGVGKTAIVEGLALRIVNQEVPEALKQKRVLSLDMGAMVAGAKYRGEFEERMKAVLKDLAKQEGEIILFIDEIHTIVGAGKAEGSMDAGNMLKPALARGELHCIGATTLDEYRTNIEKDAALERRFQKVLVDEPSVEDTVAILRGLKERYEVHHGVEITDPAIVSAATLSQRYITDRKLPDKAIDLIDEAASRIRIEIDSKPEAMDRLERRLIQLKIEREALNKEADEASKKRLATLEEEIAEIEHEYNQMESVWNSEKAAVEGTTGLKEALEQARQELETARRASDLTRMSELQYGRIPELEHQLEAATQAEGHQEMQLLRNSVTEEEVAEVVSKWTGIPVSKMLEGERDKLLRMEEGLGERVIGQSEAVAAVSDAIRRSRAGLSDPNRPNGSFLFLGPTGVGKTELCKALATYLFDTEEAMVRIDMSEFMEKHSVARLIGAPPGYVGYEEGGYLTEAVRRKPYSVLLLDEVEKAHADVFNILLQVLDDGRLTDSHGRTVDFRNTVIVMTSNLGSHLIQSHAGEAQYDEMKREVMGVVGQHFPPEFINRVDDVVVFHPLEREQIRRITEIQVRDLSERLRERDMALELTDAALDLIGEAGFDPMYGARPLRRILQQRVENALAQGILAGDFSPGDRIRVDADASTDETAGDTLKLERISEPADA; translated from the coding sequence ATGCGAACGGACAAACTGACGACGAAATTCCAGATGGCCCTGGCGGATGCGCAATCGCTGGCCGTCGGGCGCGACAACCAGATGATCGAGCCCGAGCATCTGACCCTCGCCATGCTCGATCAGGAGGGCGGTGGTGTCCGGCACCTCCTCCAGCAGGCGGGCATCAACGTCAACCTGCTGCGCTCGCAGCTGGGCGACGCGGTGGATCGGCTGCCAACGGTCTCCGGCGATGGTGGTGAGGTGCATGTCAGCAATGATCTGAACCGGCTGCTCAACCTCACCGACAAGCGGGCGCAGAAGCGGGGCGACAGTTATATCTCCAGCGAGCTGTTTCTGCTGGCCGCGCTCGAGGATGGCAAGAGCCGGCTCGGCGAGTCGCTGAAGCAGGCCGGCGGTAACAAGGCTGCGCTGGAAAAGGCCATCGACAACACCCGCGGCGGCGAGAGCGTCGACGACCCCAACGCCGAGGATCAGCGTCAGGCGCTTGAGAAGTACACCATCGATGTCACTGAGCGGGCCGAGCAGGGCAAGCTCGATCCGGTGATCGGCCGTGACGAGGAGATCCGACGCACGATCCAGGTCCTGCAGCGGCGGACCAAGAATAATCCGGTGCTGATCGGTGATCCCGGCGTCGGCAAGACCGCGATCGTCGAGGGCTTGGCACTGCGGATCGTCAATCAGGAGGTCCCTGAGGCGTTGAAGCAAAAGCGTGTCCTGTCACTGGACATGGGCGCGATGGTCGCCGGCGCCAAGTACCGCGGCGAGTTCGAGGAGCGCATGAAGGCGGTGCTCAAGGATCTCGCCAAGCAGGAAGGCGAGATCATCCTGTTCATCGACGAGATCCATACCATCGTCGGCGCCGGCAAGGCCGAGGGCTCGATGGATGCGGGTAACATGCTCAAGCCGGCCCTGGCGCGGGGCGAGCTGCACTGCATTGGCGCGACGACGCTGGATGAGTACCGCACCAATATCGAAAAGGACGCAGCCCTGGAGCGGCGTTTCCAGAAAGTGCTGGTCGACGAGCCCAGTGTCGAGGATACGGTGGCCATCCTGCGTGGCCTCAAGGAGCGTTATGAGGTCCACCACGGTGTCGAGATCACTGACCCGGCCATTGTCAGCGCGGCGACGCTCTCGCAGCGCTACATCACCGATCGCAAGCTGCCGGATAAGGCGATCGATCTGATCGATGAGGCCGCCAGCCGCATCCGCATCGAGATCGACTCCAAGCCCGAGGCGATGGATCGGCTTGAGCGTCGGCTCATCCAGCTAAAGATCGAGCGCGAGGCCCTCAACAAGGAAGCGGACGAGGCGTCGAAAAAGCGGCTCGCCACCCTTGAGGAGGAGATCGCCGAGATCGAGCACGAGTACAACCAAATGGAGTCGGTCTGGAACAGCGAGAAGGCCGCGGTCGAGGGGACGACCGGACTGAAGGAGGCGCTGGAGCAGGCGCGCCAGGAGCTCGAGACCGCGCGTCGGGCAAGCGACCTGACGCGCATGTCCGAGCTCCAGTACGGCCGCATCCCCGAGCTCGAGCACCAGCTCGAAGCGGCCACCCAGGCCGAGGGCCATCAGGAGATGCAACTGCTGCGTAACTCGGTGACCGAGGAAGAGGTGGCCGAGGTGGTCTCGAAGTGGACCGGTATCCCGGTCTCGAAGATGCTCGAGGGCGAGCGTGACAAACTCCTACGCATGGAAGAGGGCCTTGGCGAGCGGGTGATCGGCCAGTCCGAGGCCGTCGCGGCGGTCTCTGATGCCATCCGTCGCTCCCGGGCAGGGCTGTCCGATCCCAATCGGCCCAACGGCTCGTTCCTGTTCCTGGGCCCGACCGGTGTGGGTAAGACCGAGCTCTGCAAGGCGCTTGCGACTTACCTCTTCGATACCGAAGAAGCGATGGTCCGCATCGATATGTCGGAGTTCATGGAGAAGCATTCCGTGGCGCGCCTGATCGGGGCACCTCCGGGCTATGTCGGCTATGAGGAGGGAGGCTATCTGACCGAGGCCGTGCGCCGCAAGCCCTACTCGGTGCTGCTGCTCGATGAGGTGGAAAAGGCCCACGCGGATGTCTTCAACATCCTGCTGCAGGTGCTCGATGACGGTCGTCTGACCGACAGCCATGGACGCACGGTGGATTTCCGCAATACCGTGATCGTGATGACCTCAAACCTCGGCTCGCACCTCATCCAGTCGCATGCCGGCGAGGCGCAGTATGACGAGATGAAGCGCGAGGTGATGGGCGTGGTCGGCCAGCACTTCCCGCCGGAGTTCATCAACCGGGTCGATGACGTGGTGGTGTTCCACCCCCTCGAGCGCGAGCAGATCCGCCGGATCACTGAGATCCAGGTGCGCGACCTCTCCGAGCGGCTGCGCGAGCGGGACATGGCGCTTGAGCTCACCGATGCGGCGCTGGATCTGATTGGTGAGGCCGGGTTTGACCCGATGTACGGGGCGCGGCCACTCAGGCGCATTCTCCAGCAGCGGGTGGAAAACGCCCTTGCGCAGGGCATCCTTGCGGGTGATTTCAGTCCAGGCGATCGCATCCGGGTGGATGCCGATGCGTCGACGGATGAAACGGCGGGCGACACCCTGAAACTGGAGCGTATTAGCGAACCCGCGGACGCCTGA
- a CDS encoding putative bifunctional diguanylate cyclase/phosphodiesterase produces MSARDYLSDPARLEALDRLEVADRGTGAAIEALTRVTARFFGVERATVHLVDDERQSVQASSDGVCAPDVPLGKTFCERTVLYQDLVLIPDLREDTGFSASEFVTGPEQLRFYAGMPLRTDEGYVIGTLCLLDSRANIHRAFSDHQVAVYRDLAEAVVQTMALRDLHRSSQQRLLRVGEEDAVTGLLNRWGLTTRLVESLDSSTARHAGVGLIQIRLHGLARLKHAYGSGFGNQVLGAAIDRLRPLLARTEWIARISDAQLLIARIESGAHEPDVQSALAAALEARTEAVMEQFETPFRHEDTPLHLIPQLGVAYASVRQVSLYTLLDRVDGAVYKARRDYPDESGLCWSHSGLEAEYQEDVGLENRLRQAIEEGSLRVVYQPIVDLTAGNRIVGAEALVRWPQPSGPSISPGVFVPLAEEIGVIDQLGQWVFEQACRTLRHGCEQTGRTLWMSVNVSPRQLANSALASELERIARQAGVTPAQIRLEITESGLMQQADSIGTVLERLITAGFSLALDDFGTGHSSLSRLTHLPFQVLKVDRAFVSDSPNGPGAAVVASVSTLAEALGLKRVAEGVETAEEAAYVREHGYEFGQGFLYAEPLSAEAFVARLLSSE; encoded by the coding sequence ATGAGCGCTCGCGATTATCTGTCCGATCCAGCCCGGCTCGAGGCGCTGGATCGACTGGAGGTGGCTGACCGGGGGACCGGAGCGGCGATTGAGGCGCTCACGCGAGTGACTGCTCGCTTTTTTGGCGTCGAGCGTGCAACGGTTCACTTGGTGGATGATGAGCGGCAGTCTGTGCAGGCCTCTTCCGACGGGGTCTGTGCGCCGGATGTCCCGCTGGGAAAAACCTTTTGCGAACGTACCGTGCTGTATCAGGATCTGGTGTTAATCCCCGATCTGCGCGAGGACACTGGATTCAGCGCGAGCGAGTTCGTGACCGGGCCCGAGCAGCTGCGATTCTATGCCGGCATGCCGCTGCGAACCGACGAGGGCTATGTGATCGGCACCCTGTGTCTGCTGGACAGCCGGGCCAACATCCACCGGGCGTTCTCGGACCACCAGGTCGCGGTTTATCGGGACCTTGCGGAGGCCGTGGTTCAAACCATGGCACTGCGTGATCTTCATCGCTCCAGCCAGCAGCGTCTGCTTCGCGTGGGCGAAGAGGACGCGGTGACTGGTTTGCTGAACCGGTGGGGGCTAACGACGCGTCTCGTTGAATCACTCGATTCGAGCACTGCGAGACACGCTGGCGTCGGCCTGATTCAGATTCGGTTGCACGGTCTCGCCCGCCTGAAGCACGCCTATGGCAGCGGATTCGGCAATCAGGTCCTTGGCGCCGCCATCGACCGCCTCCGGCCGCTGCTGGCCCGGACTGAGTGGATAGCCCGGATCAGTGATGCGCAACTGCTCATTGCTCGCATCGAATCCGGTGCGCACGAGCCGGACGTCCAGTCGGCGCTCGCGGCCGCTCTTGAGGCCCGGACCGAGGCGGTCATGGAACAGTTCGAGACGCCGTTCCGCCATGAGGATACCCCGTTACACCTGATTCCACAGCTCGGCGTCGCGTATGCGAGCGTCCGTCAGGTCAGTCTCTACACGCTTCTCGACCGCGTCGATGGCGCAGTATACAAGGCGCGGCGTGATTACCCGGATGAAAGCGGGCTGTGCTGGAGTCATTCAGGGCTGGAGGCGGAATACCAAGAGGATGTCGGTCTGGAGAATCGGTTGCGTCAGGCCATCGAGGAAGGGTCGCTGCGCGTGGTCTACCAGCCGATCGTGGATCTGACCGCAGGCAATCGAATCGTCGGCGCCGAGGCCCTGGTACGCTGGCCACAGCCGTCCGGGCCGAGCATCAGTCCTGGTGTTTTTGTGCCGTTGGCCGAGGAGATCGGGGTGATCGACCAACTCGGCCAATGGGTGTTTGAGCAGGCGTGTCGAACGCTTCGGCACGGGTGCGAGCAGACCGGCCGCACGCTATGGATGTCGGTGAACGTCTCGCCACGGCAGCTCGCCAACTCCGCACTCGCCAGCGAGCTCGAGCGGATTGCCCGGCAGGCCGGCGTCACGCCGGCCCAGATTCGCCTGGAGATCACCGAGAGCGGTTTGATGCAGCAGGCCGATTCCATCGGCACAGTGCTGGAACGGCTGATAACAGCGGGTTTCTCGCTGGCTCTCGACGATTTTGGTACCGGCCACTCCTCACTCAGCCGGCTGACGCATCTGCCCTTTCAGGTTCTCAAGGTGGATCGCGCATTCGTCTCCGACAGCCCCAATGGTCCGGGTGCGGCAGTGGTGGCCAGTGTTTCGACCCTGGCGGAGGCGCTCGGCCTCAAGCGCGTAGCCGAAGGGGTGGAGACCGCGGAGGAGGCCGCTTATGTGCGTGAACATGGCTACGAGTTCGGGCAGGGCTTTCTGTACGCGGAACCCCTGTCCGCCGAGGCTTTCGTTGCCCGCCTGCTATCGAGTGAATGA
- a CDS encoding SDR family NAD(P)-dependent oxidoreductase: MPETPQRGETIPVILITGCSSGIGRHCAFALQTRGWRIFATARRAGDVEALRADGLTDALLLDVDCDDSIQHAVDTMLARTRGRIDAVFNNAGFGQPGALEDLPRAALREQFETNVLGAHAVTRRVLPAMRAQGHGRIIQHSSVLGFIGLPWRGAYNASKYALEGLTDTLRQELHGTGIEAVLIQTGPVTSRFRANGRSKFERWIDATASPHRQAYAAVTERLSRAGDPPFTKDADAVARRLIAALESTRPKPRYHVTLPTHVFKGLKRALGTRTLDRIVRRTGG; this comes from the coding sequence ATGCCTGAGACCCCGCAACGCGGCGAAACAATACCAGTCATTCTGATTACCGGCTGCTCGAGCGGCATTGGGCGGCACTGTGCGTTCGCCCTTCAGACCCGCGGCTGGCGGATATTCGCGACGGCCCGCCGGGCGGGTGATGTTGAGGCACTGCGAGCCGATGGTCTGACGGATGCGCTACTGCTCGACGTCGATTGCGATGACAGCATTCAGCATGCCGTTGACACCATGCTTGCTCGGACCCGGGGCCGGATCGATGCCGTATTCAACAACGCGGGGTTCGGTCAGCCGGGTGCGCTGGAGGATCTGCCCCGCGCAGCACTGCGCGAGCAGTTTGAGACCAATGTCCTCGGCGCCCATGCTGTCACCCGCAGGGTGCTGCCAGCCATGCGCGCTCAGGGGCATGGACGGATCATCCAGCACAGCTCGGTACTCGGCTTTATCGGCCTGCCCTGGCGGGGCGCCTATAACGCCTCGAAATATGCCCTCGAGGGTCTCACTGACACGCTGCGCCAGGAGCTCCACGGCACCGGGATTGAGGCGGTGCTCATCCAGACCGGTCCGGTCACCAGCCGGTTTCGGGCGAACGGCCGGTCGAAATTCGAGCGTTGGATCGACGCAACCGCCAGCCCGCACCGGCAGGCTTACGCGGCGGTCACAGAGCGCCTCTCACGCGCCGGTGACCCGCCTTTCACGAAGGACGCCGACGCGGTCGCGCGACGACTCATTGCGGCGCTCGAATCGACACGGCCCAAGCCGCGCTATCACGTCACCCTGCCGACTCATGTCTTCAAGGGACTCAAGCGGGCCCTCGGCACACGGACATTGGATCGTATCGTTCGCCGGACCGGCGGATGA